The Melanotaenia boesemani isolate fMelBoe1 chromosome 3, fMelBoe1.pri, whole genome shotgun sequence genome contains the following window.
gccTCATTCATGAATATGAAGCAGTGTGATCTATTTACTGTTCACCTCACCAAGTTCCTTATCAAGTCACTTTAATTCTGAAAATCTACTGTGCTGTCAACACATAaggatgtgaaataaaaaatcttcATGTTCACACATCTTTCTCTGCATCATCGGGCTCTGCGGTCCTCCTCAGTCGCTCTTTGACCTGTAGGAATTCTGGCTCCTCTTGCTtctccttctcttctctttcCAGCTACAAAGATATGAAGACATGGTCACATGTGGAACTTGCATGTAACTACGGTGAACTAGCACCATTTTTTACAGGATATTCTGTTGATTTCTACTTTGAGCCAGTTTGCTAAATACAGCTGTAGAATgtgataaaataaactgaaatactGCACTCAAGTAAAAAAgtttatgtacttttttatgTACTATTTGAGCAATACACATTTTGGTCCCAATACAGATAAGTTATCATTCTTACTTCACTACACTACTTCTTGaatattttccatgttttacCGTAAAAAAATACCAAAGTTGATCCACTAGTCATAGAATTACAAGACAAtctaaacaagacaaaacagatTATTATGGACTTTAAGGGAAATCAGGAATAAGCCAAACACTTATCTCATCCTGAAAGAAAAGGTGAAGGTGAACTAGAAATGCAACTTTGCAACAGGCTGCTAGAAGGTGGGCTCTACTGGTTGAGGAAGATTTTTGCAACAAGATGCTGCATGTCATCTTAAAGTCTGTGGTGGGAAGTGCAGTCTCCTTTGCAGCCATCTGTCGATACAGCAGCATGAGAGCCAATGActcaaagaaactgaacaaactgataaaGAAAGCTGGTTTGGTGCCGGGGACTGCTCTGATGTCAAGAGAGATGATTGTGCAAGGAAGACTGACGTGCCAGTTGCTAAATATAATGGACAATACTGCACACTCTCTGCACAACATAATAATTTAAGAgcagagtgtgttcagtcagaggcttcttcacctctgcagcaaaaaaagaaaagaaataattataCTGCATCATTcaatttaatgtaaattaattCTTAATCCAACATTAATGATTAAActaataacagtaaaataaagcGGCTACATCCTTGAGACCTGTTTACTCATCTTCCAGGATTTTTACTTGCAGTGGAGTATTTGTGTACAATGTGATATTGCTTTACTTTTTCAGTTAATGTCAATATAAGCCTGCATAAGAAATGCCACGAGAGGCCATACTGTCCATGGTTTTGAGAACACAGGTAAAGGTCCTAAAAATGCAATTTTTAGAAATAATCAATGATTTTCTTTATGTGGTGCATCTAACATTGCATTAATGGAAAATGCATTACATTTAGGTGAAGAATAGCACAGGTTTAGTGTAGCATATGGATGGATCAAGTATTTGAGTAAAGACTGGGCTGGACTTCCCTCTGCTGGCTgactgtggaacaattttatATTCCATAGCACAAAATCATGCTCATGCTATGTTACTCTGAGATGCTCTCAGAGAAACAAAGTTATAATGTTAATGACTCGGGTAGTTTGCTGGCCAGATCAAATAAGAACATTTGTCATGAAGCACATGTGAGTAATGAcagttttgcttgttttgtgtgtacattttctagcctcttttttcttttcagcagcTCTTGATGAAGGGGTGATGCATTCCTCTTTGCTTCCTCCTGATCCCGTCTTGCCTTCGTCCTTTGTTCCCATTTCCTCTTCTCCAAAACTCTCTGGAGTTCAGTCTTTTCATCCTGGGCCACCCTCCTGTCAGAAACACACAGAACTTAATAATTTATATGTACAATGAAAGTGAGGTGTGAATGTATGACTTCCAGTGCATCATCTGTCGAACCTCTTGTGGGTCATCTGCAGTTCTTTTTGGAGCTCCTTGTGACTCCTGGAGGCAGTTAGAGGACTGAGAGGCTTGTGAGGTTTGATTAAATTAATGCTTTCCTCCTCACTCAGCAGTTGAGATGGAGGGGCCTGAAACTCTGGTAATCTGATCTGTTCATTTTGGTGCGTCTGTATCATGGAGGCTAAGGAGAAGAACATACTATGAAGCAGCACACATCTCACTACCAAGACAATAGCTGAGAGCAACGGCATACTTTAAGACTTTATTGACACAActaaagattatttaaaatttaaatatgagaTTAGATAGACATCTAGACAATATTTTAGATGAGTCTATTAAACTCACCTAACACTTTGAGTTCTTACTGAAAAGCTTATATCACAGTTAAATGCACTACCTCAAATGACAGGTAAAACAGCATATTATTACCTAATTAAGAAATGCACCCTAACAGCAGAGTTTCGAACCTCATCTGGAATCTCATTTGGAGTTTGCAcgctatctgtgtgtgtgtgcgtgtggacACAGCTATCTCCGACAGTccaaaattaaatgttaattgGTAATCCTAAATTgaccctaggagtgagtgtgagtggatgtttgtgtctgtgctgGTCCCATGATGGACTGACTACCTGTCTAAGGAGCTACCTCATGTCTGACAGCAGCTGGAATAGATTTCAGACCTCCTCCTGTGACCCGTAATTCAGTTAAGTTGGCATacaagatggatggatggatggatggatggacggatggatggatggatggatgagaagTACAGCAGGGAAAATCTCTGGCAAGTTGAGGAGAGGTATGTAGGAATACTTTAGCACACTCTGCTGGTCTCTCATCTCCTACTTGTCCCTATCTATTGTGGATTTAAGCATTGCAGCACATACTAAACTGCACATGCTCATCTACTTCTGATACAAGCCACAGAATAGCCTGGATGTCATGGAATAACCTAAAGATAGGCTATGCAACATTTGCTAGAGAGTAGATATTCTGGCCACAAGTGACAGAGGATAATGTTAAATGATAAGCTTGCAGTACCACAGACGGAGGAAGGTCAGATTTCACTTTCATGGATTTCGGAGACTGTGTTATTTCCTCTTTCACAAAATTACAGCTTTGAAGCACAATTCCTTTGAATTGCCACATCTCTAAGGCAAATGGTTTATTGACAGCTACATAAGAGCTCACTGACATAACAGATCGCATCTCAACCTTTTACTCTTTATCAGTGACAGTCAAGATCAATAAAAATGTCCCCTCTGCAAGTACTATAATGTGCACCTGTGCTTTATGGTAAGGAATCACACAAATCTTAACATATCATTGCTTCCTCCTTGACACAAAACTGGCCAACAGAGGCAAACATCTCATCCTGCCTCCTGCGGGTGATCACAATGATAATAACAAACAGTACTGATGCCAAGCAGGTTCAGGGGTTAGCACAGTAATGCAGCCTCATAGTGAGACACATCCCACATTTTTGTAGCTAAAATAACAATTTAGACAACTAGATGTTCTAACAATAGCTCAGGTAGGAGCTTATAAAACAATATGACATGATACCTCAGTGGATATTTTCCTTACCAGGCTGAGAAGGGTGTGCTTCCCTAGTATGTGGAAAATGTTGGTGCTCTTTCtgtgaagagagagagagagaaaaaaaaaccccaaaacattgcatataaaataacatttcataTAATTATTCACTGGAGACTTTAAGCTAATAAAATAGTgatataataaagaaaaatagacaGACAAATTAtataaatcaagtttacagCAATCTAATATAAATCTAAGGTGATACTGAACCCTAAAACCTATTGCTCACCTTCTTATATTTCTCACTGTGTGGAAATATGGAAGCAAACCAACAATTAACTCAAatttttaagacaaaaacaacttaCACAGACTATAAATAAGACTTGATACTATGACCACACCACTACTGTTCTTACTGCCTCATGTTATAAAAGGTAATGATTTgatttatacaaaaataaagcaaGTAATGTTTAAAGCAAACCTAAATTAACTTCTGCAGGCTGTAAAAAAGGTTTTCTCAGCACAGTAGAATAAATAGAACTTAAAGACTAGATGTAAATGTGTTGTATAAAAAGGGAATAATAGGAGATGCACATCCGTTGTTGGGATAATGatggaaaataaatcattacatagatttgaatttgtttatatctaaaagagaaaaatgcaaaaactttTATCTGTTGTGTTCAATTATTGCATAAGCTAATGTAATCTAAGGCTGAATCCAGCCTAAAAAAAGAATGAGGTTGAATAGAAATCTGacatggcagcaacacaaagaCACATTATAATCCTGACAGACAAATGAAATGTCAGCTCTGCTTCATGAGTCCAACCAAGCGAGCGCCCTTACTGGTGAGCTGCTACCTCATTAATGAAAAGATCAAACAAAACACGGTTTGATTCCCACTGAGAGTTTCATTTGATGGAGTTTGAGCAGAATTAATTGTGGAGACAAGAATTTTTCCCCTGTAGGATCCAGACAGGACAGCTGAATAAACCTTTTAGCTGGTTTCTTTCTGCCTTTGTTTTCTAATCAAATACTCAATGAatgtggaggaaaataaatagtgGGATGCTGTgttaaatgtcaataaaataagtaaaatgaaGTGTTTTATAATAAATGACAATTTAATGACATTAtaacaaatgttaaaaagagaatttattgtatttttctatatatttgtttatatattgtGAATTTCATGctaattttgaacattttttaatatcaaaatCCTGCCATTTCCAGCAATAGGCTGGAAATGTTGTGTAATCCTAAAATTAGTCAATTCAAAACTAATATTAAGTTGCAGCAGGTCAATAACATGATCAGTATAAAAAGAGTCTTTCAGAAGTAAAGAGGGGGAGAGTTCTGTGCAAGACAATGCCTGTAAATAGTTCAGTGATTTAAGAATAATGTTTCTAAATGTGAAATTGCAATCATTTAATAACTCCATAACATGTTTAAGATATCTGAAAACCAATATTTCTtggattttctgttttccaggCCCCTACTACATgaagtaaatcaaacaaacaaaaagaaaagataatatttaaatagaaaTCACTGCATTTTCAATAATTTTTAACTAGCTGCATCCAAAAATGATAAGAAAGTTTatgtcataaaaacaaaaaaacaaaacaaaaaataaaaacataagcaAGCTGCAGAAACTCCATTGCTTTCTTTGGTCCTGTATTCATTTATGATGACTGGAAGTGAAGTGGAAAACTGTCCTGTGGTGTGCCATATCaaaatttgattaataaatCATGTGCACCGCACCCTCTGTGGAGAGTTCAAAAGGCATAATCTGCGATGATATGGGGATGCATGAGTGCATACAGCATGGGTAACTCTAGAAGGTAAcattaatgattaaaaacacaggTTTTGGCTGAACAAACACTGCCATCCAGACGCTGTGTTTTTCAGCAAAAGttttgcttatttcagcaagacaatgttGAACCAGATTCTGCAGGTTCAGCAGTGGGACTGCATGCAGTTCAAACCACTGCAAACATCTGACCCATAAAAACAAGTCATTTAGTAAAAGAGGTCTTGATCTGTTTAGAAGCAGAGATCCAGaaagaaatggaaatatttCAACTTCAAACTACAGTAATTTGTATCCTCAAAGTTGTTAACAGAAGAGGCGataacagaggaataaacatgcaGCTGTTTCAAGGCTTTTGAAACTCATCAGTATTTCTAAATTTCAGTTTTGGatgtactttattttaattcagtgtCTAAATGATCCACAAATCATTGCTACTATAAATATTGTGACTGATCAGGTTTCCTACTACTTCATATAGTGAGTGAAGCCACATGAAGTGGCATTGAATGGATCTCAGCAGctgcattttatatatatatggcttTAAATGACATCTCTAATATTCtaatacattaaaaatgaatcaaGATGGCAGCAAATCATTCAAAATAGAGGAGAATCTAGAAGAGTGCTAGAGGCACTCTTGTGACAGCATCTCTGCCAGCGGCTGTTTGGTTGATGAGGGGGAGGCCTGCTGTTTGGCCAGTCTCACACAGAGGATATTGTGTGGAGAGGAATTAATAGGACATGACAGGATAAACAGTCTCCAAGGCCCACTGTTCAGTGGGCGTCTTTTCAGATGGATAAAGACCTGTTTTTGGTTCAAGCATTCACTTCCTTTGGGGAATGAGTGAAAGGTAGAGACGGCAGCTACAGAAAATCtcacaaaagaagaaatgtgttagtgtaaaacaaaggcattagtttaaaaaaataataaaaaaaatcattgcaaAGATAATCCTGGATATAGAAGTCATAATAACACAGAAGCATGAAAAGAGCATATTGAAACATTggtttttccattattttttaatcttctcaaaaacacaataaatcctGGGAAAGGATTTTTGCCGCATGGATGCCTCTGCTGGATTATCTTTATGTTACTTGTGAAATGGCTCGTGTGCTGTGTCTCACGGAGAAATGAGGAACGAAAATGAGGAAGATAACAACAAACTTACCTTCTTCCCATGGGTGACTCCCATGTCCTCAGCATGAATCCAGATTTAGAGGCAGCTCCGACTCCTGATGGGACTCACAGCGAACACTTTCTGCAGTAATTTGAGGTTACTTTCTCTCTGCTCCAGTAGCCAAGAATGCCACAGCGAGAGGAAAGAGCTCTCTGTTTGGGTCAGTGGTGACACTCACACAGAAATAGCAGCCAAGGTAAAAGCTGATTATGTACAGcatgtttttataattaattgAAAATACCTGTTGGAA
Protein-coding sequences here:
- the LOC121636874 gene encoding actin-associated protein FAM107A encodes the protein MGVTHGKKKEHQHFPHTREAHPSQPASMIQTHQNEQIRLPEFQAPPSQLLSEEESINLIKPHKPLSPLTASRSHKELQKELQMTHKRRVAQDEKTELQRVLEKRKWEQRTKARRDQEEAKRNASPLHQELLKRKKRLENLEREEKEKQEEPEFLQVKERLRRTAEPDDAEKDV